CCCGGCTGTCGCGGCCGGTGACCGCGATCAGGAGGGTGCGCAGGCCGTCGCGGAGGCTCGCCGGGATCTCGGCCATCATGCCGAAGTCGATGAACGTGAGCCGGAAGCCGCCGGGCGTCGCATCTGTCGTATCCGCCGGCGGCGTGGTCGGCGGGGTCGGCGGGGTCGGAGAGGGCGGAGAGGTCGGCGTGACGAAGATGTTGCCGGGGTGCGGATCGGCGTGCACGAAGCTGTGCGTGAAGACCTGGTCGAACATGACCTCGGCGAACACCTCGGCGACCTGGGCGGGGTCGATGCCGGCGGCCCGCAGCGCATCCGTGTCGTTGATCTTGATGGCGGTGACGTCGGACAGCGTGAGCACGCGGCGGGTCGATCGCTCCCACACGATCTCCGGCATGCCGACCCGGGGGTCGTCGGCGAAGTTCTCGCGGAACCGTTCGGCGCTCGCGGCTTCGTGCAGGTAGTCGATCTCCTCGCGGCTGGTCTCGGCGAACTCCTCGACGAGCGCGGGCGCGTCGACGCGGTCGGCGACGAGGCGCACGCGGGTCAGCCAGCGTGCGACCCGACGGAGCGCCGCGAGGTCGACGGCGACGATCTCGTCGATCCCGGGGCGCTGCACCTTGACCACGACGTCTTCGAGGCCGGTGTCGGCAGCGTCGAGTGCGGCGAGTCGGGCACGGTGCACCTGGCCGAGTGAGGCCGCCGCCACCGGGGTGTCGTCGAACCAGGCGTAGGCGCGTTCGAGCGGGATGCCCAGTTCGGCCTCGGCGAGCGCGCGGATCGCCGCGGTCGGGACGGCGGGGACTTCGTCCTGCAGCCCTTCGAGCTCCTTGGTGATCTCCGGAGGGAGCACGTCGAGGCGCGACGACATGAACTGTCCGACCTTGATCATGAGTCCGCCGAGTTCCACGGCGAGCGTGTGGAAGCGGCGCGCGAACGTCTGCATCCGTGGCCCGCGCGTGCGCTCGGCGACCCTGCTCATGCCGAGGCGCGGGAGGACGAGCTCGAACCACCAGATCTTGAGGAACTCCCGGCCGGCGAACGACAGGATGCGGCGGTACCGGGCGCGGTGGGCACCCCGTGCCGCAGCATCCGTCATCGTGTGGCCCTTTCGCAGGTCCTCACTCGATGCCGCCGCACTGCGCGGTCAGTCCTGCGCGAGGATCGAGTACAGCCTACGGCGGGCTTCGTCGAGGACCTCGATCGTCTGCTGCACCTGCTCGGGCGAGCCGCTTCGTCCGACCTGGGCGGCAGCGGCGGCGAGGTCGACGCCC
Above is a window of Microbacterium aurugineum DNA encoding:
- a CDS encoding ABC1 kinase family protein; its protein translation is MTDAAARGAHRARYRRILSFAGREFLKIWWFELVLPRLGMSRVAERTRGPRMQTFARRFHTLAVELGGLMIKVGQFMSSRLDVLPPEITKELEGLQDEVPAVPTAAIRALAEAELGIPLERAYAWFDDTPVAAASLGQVHRARLAALDAADTGLEDVVVKVQRPGIDEIVAVDLAALRRVARWLTRVRLVADRVDAPALVEEFAETSREEIDYLHEAASAERFRENFADDPRVGMPEIVWERSTRRVLTLSDVTAIKINDTDALRAAGIDPAQVAEVFAEVMFDQVFTHSFVHADPHPGNIFVTPTSPPSPTPPTPPTTPPADTTDATPGGFRLTFIDFGMMAEIPASLRDGLRTLLIAVTGRDSRGLVAAAQEIGVLLPSADTRELERALTALFARFGGMGFAELSKVDPREFRDFAEEFGDMVRSLPLQLPENMLLLIRAVSLTSGMCSGLDPAFNVWDAAEPYAGRLLRDESGTIVQAFASQAMDTMNTTWRLPKRIDDIITRVDDGTVSFDTSRLERRLDRLEGIARRIASGVLFAAMLIGGALLVPAVPPLGITLICVSVLPLLHSLFAGVGRRGPR